The segment TCCTCCACCACTACTGTCTCCAAACGGGACCCTCACTACCTCTTCTTCTGGCAAAGCAAACTGGTCAAACGCCGTCTGCTTCTTTTCCGATACGGTTACCAATAAAAGAGCGCCTCCCGCGAGAACGACTCCGACCACTGCCACTATTATTTTATTGAGAAGTAAACCCATAGTACTCGCCTTGTTATTTGTCTTGATTCCATTGTACACTTTGAATTACGAAACTTCAATTCCGCGTCTTTCTCTTCAATTTCGGCTACGACTTGTTAAAAATTACTCATCATATACGCCGTATATGATGAGTAATTTTTACCTGCGTCTCACTCGAAATTGAAGAGAAACCCATCGAAAGCAAGTTTCGTAACTCAAAGTACACGGTATTATCCACAGCGCTCAATGTTTTTCTGTATTAATACCATCTCATTTGCTATACTTGTTAAAAGAACGCTCATATGCACCATTATTTACCGAGTAAAAAATTATTGCTGATGATACTCTCCGTCGTCTTTGTGGGAGGGGGAGTGTTTTGGGTAGCGAACATCGGAAAGAACAAGTCTCAAAATTCCTCGCTCACCTCAGAATCGGCAAAAGTTACCGATCTTGCTCTAGCCTACACTGAACAAGATACTGATGAAGACGGACTCAAAGATTGGGAAGAATCACTCTGGGGAACCGATGTGAAAAATCCCGATACTGATGGAGACGGCACTTCCGATGGGGATGAAGTAGCGGCAAAAAGGAATCCGACCATCGCCGGACCTGACGATGCGTATGTGGAAAAAACCGGAGGGGGTGGGTCGGAGGGAGAGGCGACTTCCACCGAAGAGTTGTCGCAAACGGCGCTTTTGACCCGAGAATATTTCGCAACCATTATCAACCTCAAGGAAAGCGGCAACTTCAACGAGGGAACGATGTCCCAGCTTTCAGAATCGCTCGTCCAAAATTTCATAGGAGCGAACGGTGCCGGCGGTGTAGGTGCAGGACGGAGTAGATCAGACCTGCGTCTTACGGAAGACAATAGTATTCCGTCTCTGCGCGCGTATGGCAACGCGATGGGTACTATCGTAAAAAAATATGCGGACTTAGGTTTGCCGAGCGAGCTTGCAGTGCTGGCCCGCGCGCTTGAAACACAAGATAAAAACGAACTAAAGAAGCTTGACCGCAGTATAGAGGTCCACAAAGCTCTTATCGCTGAATTCCAATCCGTTCGTGTTCCTTCAAGCGCCGCAAACATTCACTTACCGCTCATCAATACATATCTTGCCACTGAACGATCAATTGAGCAGATGAACACCATACTTACGGACCCTCTCGTGGGAATGATCGGCGCAAAGGCCTATACCGAACACACCACATCACTTGATAAAATATTCGGTGACCTCAATTCGTATTTTCCCTCCCACGGCGTCTCTTTTGAAACAAAAGAACCCGGATATGTATTCACCCGATAATCATCATGTATTTTTTTAAACCGCACAGCATCATAGCCGCTCTTCTGATAACTTCGCTCCTGGGAGCTCCTCTCTTTTTCTTAAAACCGCGTACCACGAGCGCGCAGGCTGGCGGTGGTCTTACTGGTTGTTTTAGTGGTTTTGGGGGTGGGGGATCATCATCCGGTGCCGGAGGAGGGTCAGGCGGTGGGAGTGCGGGTGGAGGTGGTGGCAATGAAGTTCCCGTAGACGATAGCGAGGTAAGAGATAAAACAAAAAAGCTGGAAAACAAAGAGTCGTGCCTGGATTCCATTGTTGCGCTGGTTGTAAGGGCATTCCTACAAAAAATGACCGGAGATGTCGTTGATTGGATAAACGGGGGCTTTAAAGGACAGCCGGGATTCGTGGATAATCCGAAAAGATTTCTTGGTTCTGTTGCCGACACCGTATCGGGGGCATTCATCAATGAGGTTGGATTGGCCGGACTCTGTGAACCGTTCAAACCGCAGATACTGTTTGAACTGGCAATCGTACCTTCCTATAAACAAAAGGCGCAGTGCACCTTTAGCGGGATCGTTAACAATCTGAACGCATTTTCCAATGACTTCAATGAAGGGGGGTGGACAGCGTGGATCAGCGTGGTCCAACCTCAAAATAACGCGTTCGGCTCTTACTTCTTGGCTGAAGATGAACGATACGCGCGTATAGTATCGGCACAGCAAAATGCACGCGACGATGCCAATCAGTCGCGGGGATTCCTTAGTCAATATAAATGTGACTTTAAGGATGACGCCGACTTCGGCGTTGATGAGAATAATGTTGATATTCCAGGCGACAATTGGGTAGGCACCGCAGAAGCACGCAGTTATGCCGGGCCCTACTACGATGGCGGCATGGAGGCGTGTATTACCGCGTCAAAGGTAAATCTGGGCAGTGTCCTTGCGTCGCAAACCGATTTTGCGCTCACCATTGACGGCAGACAGATCCTTGCGGCGGATGAAATAGGAGAAATGATCTCCGCGATACTCAACACGTTCTTCAACAAACTTCTAACGGACGGGCTCGCTAATTTAACCAGGGAAAAAAACCCGGACCTTTTTGATGTCCCAGATCCATTTGAACAATACAGAGCCCCGCTGTTGGCAAGTTTGAACACCGCCATAGCGTCCACAACGGCGTATCTTACGGCATATCAAGGCGTGCTCGACGCATTAAATGATCTGGTGGGGACTAACGACGAAAGGATCATCTGTTGGCAGTCTGTTGATGATTATGAAACTGACCCCAACAACCCGACCCCTCCCCTGTATGAAGCAAAAATCGCGGAAATAGAGAAACGACGGGACGAACTCCAGAAAATCCTTGACAAGAATGCCACTGTTGACGCTCAAAATATTAACGCCGCAACGACACTATTGCAAAGACTGAACGATATTCTCGCGATGATCACTCCGCCAAACAACGACATTTCCGGCGCTCTTATTGAGTTCCAGAGTGTCACAAACATACCTTCACAAGAAGACATAGACGCCGCAGGGGGGCAGTTCTTGATCTATACGGAAGAGCTTTTCGGCCCGGGAGGCGCCCAGGAAGATCTGTTGACATGTCAAGCTCTGCCGGGAGGACAACCAACCGCAACAAGCACTCCTCTCACGCTTTAGAAAGTTCCAAAGTTTAACGCCCTACAACACCTGTAAGTGTTGTAGGGCGTTTTTCTTACAAGCGACACAAAATGAGCGAGGCGAATTCCCGTAACACTTCAGAGCTCTGTCACAAGAAACCCGTATTCCACACAAGAGCGCCTTCTGTTGTTTTTATTCAAAACGCATTCTGTTATAATTAAAGTGGTTCACCGCTTCTTAACATCTAATATTATTCATTGTGCGAAGGCGTGAAGCGCAAAAAGGCATACCCGCAAAAAAAGTAAGCTCTCTTGCTTCTTTTGTCGCTGGGCTCCTCATCAGCATCACGCTTCTTTCTCCGCTATCCTTCAGTATCCAAATCTCTCAAGAGGGAGCAATTGCTGTTGCAACTTCACCTCAAATCGCCTTGGCGGCCGACCCTGCTCCTGCTGACGACTCGGAAAATCTTATTTCCAAACATTACTGTAAAGGGTCTGATCCTAGCACGTGGGGAGGATGTCTTGTGGGTATCTTCATTGGTATTATCTATGGTGCGTCGGCGCAGATTCTCACGCTCGGAGGGTTGATCTTTGACCTCATGCTTGGATTTTCGTTAAGTCATGCGGTGCTCAACGCGCCATTCGCGCAAAACGGATGGGCGGTCACCCGCGACCTCGCGAACATGTTGTTCATCTTTATTCTCCTGTTCATCGCCATCGCCACCATACTTCAAATTTCCAGTTACGGCGCAAAGAGTCTCCTGGCGCGGCTCGTTATCATAGCACTCCTCCTCAATTTCAGTTTGTTCATCACGCGGGTCGTGGTGGATGTTTCCAATGTTACCGCGCGATTATTCTACAACGGAATTTCGGGAGGAGCCGCGACCGCAAACGTCTTGGATGGAGAGAAAACTGCTTTGACTGCGTCCGCATTTTCCGGAAAGAATTTTGACGCTCCTCCCAAGAGTATATCGGTGGGGCTTATCGCGTCCTTTAATCCGCAGAAACTGATCTCGGTTGACAGTTTTAAGGAATGGGCAGACGAAGGGAAAGGAATGGGAACACTATTTTTTATTTACCTTTTCGCGACGGGTATAAATATTGTGGCGGCATGGATCCTTATTTCTATCGCACTGCTTTTCGTTGTCCGCGTTGCCGTGATCTGGTTTTTGATGGCTGTTGCACCTCTGGCGTTCATCGCGATGATCCTCCCTAACACAAAATCATGGGCAAGCAGGTGGTGGAGCGAGCTCTTCAGTAAATCGTTCTCTATCGCGGTTTTCCTTTTCTTTCTGTGGATCATCGCGGCGTTCACGAGCAGTCCTTTCCTTACAGACACCTTTAAGACCGCTGTCTCTAGCGATGTCGGCATTTTTAAAATTGTCGTTATCGTGGCGCTTCAGTTTTCAGTTTTGATCGTTATGCTTCTGATCGCAAAAAAGACTACGACGAGTATGGCCGGCTCCATCGGCGGCATGTCGCTTAATATCGGCAACAAACTGGCCGGTGGCGCCTTGGGATTGTTGGCTGGCGGTGTAGGCGGACGATTGGCGCGAAAGTTCATCGGAGGGGGCGGTGCCATGATGGCCGGCAGTGAAGGACTCCGGAATATGGAGGAAAAAGGTGGGGCGCTCGGGTGGGGCGCTCGTCGAATGCTCCTTGCGGGCGACGCGGTCAGCAAAAAAAGTTTTGACATACGCAACGTACCGGCCGTACAAAAAGCCATGGGGTCTATTGACGCAGGTCTAGGGAAGGGCGGTGGCAAAGGAGGCTATGAGGCGATACTCAAAAGTCAGGTGGAGCGAAGAACCAAAATAGGAGAATTGATCGGCGCTTCTACGCTTAAAGAACGGGAAAACGCGCAAGCGCCGCGCAGTAGAATGCAGGCTTATGACAAAGCAATTGCGGCTGAAAAGGCGCGCGACCCTAATAGCTCAACACTCAAGGCAATGATACTGGAAAGAGCGCACGAAGAGGCGGAAATGAAAATGTGGGAAGAAAAAGGCGCTAGGAGAAAGGAAGGATTCGCCCAAACATTAGCTACAAAAGGAAGCGCTACGCCACTCGGCTTATTAAGGCGTGCGGTCGGCAAGAGGCCATCTATCGCAGACCGAGAAGGGGCGCTGGCATTAAGGAAGGGGCAAAAAACAGTACAGCAGCTCGTGAGCGAGGCGCTGAAAACGTCGGGAGAAGTTAAAGAAGAACCATCTGAGAAACCCGCACCTTCTGCGTCCGATAAAAAAGAAGGGGCAAAGGAGGGGAAGTCTGAATCAAAAGAGAACTTCACAACATAATAAAAGGTCGATAATAAGCTTTAGATAACAAAAACCACTATGGATAACGACAAAGAACAACTTCTTGAACAATTCAAAAAACTTCCCAAAGACCTTCAGGCCGCCATCACGTCTAACGATGTTGATACTGCCATGCAGGAAATTAGCAAAAGAAACCACCTGCATATTGACCAGGCGGGAGAACTTGCAGATGAGGTGGGGCTCGTATTGCTTGGTGTGGTACATCCCGATGACTTCCTGGAGGATGTTTTGTTTCGGCTCAAGGTTGACAGAAAAGCGGCGGTGGAAATCGTCGCTGACGTCAACGAACATATCTTTAAAAAAGTGCGGGAATCGCTCATGAAAGTGCACCGCATAGATAGTATGGTGCCGGGCGGCTTTAATGATTGGAATTCAACAAAAGAAGCGGCCTCCGGGGAAACGGAAGAGGCGATCCCCAATAAAGAAGAAATGCTCAAGGAAATTGAGCAAGAAGTGGAGGCACTGGCACCTACTCCTCTCCGTGAAGAAAAAATGAGTACTGCACCGGTAAGTGTCATGACACCTACGGCACTCCATGTGGAAAAGCCCCAAGTGACCATTCCGGAACCAATGGCTGCGACGCCAGCTGTGAGCCCGCTAGATGAACAAAAAAAGAAAGTGGAAATGGGTGAAGAGGTGGCGGTGGATCCTTCGTTTAATGAGGATAGGAGTTTGGAAAAAGATGTTATCAAACAAAAGTTGGAAAAATCTTTTTCCATGCCACGAACAGAAACTGAACATACGGACACACCGCAAACGCGCGCCGGAACCTATAAAGAAACGGATCCCTATCGTGAACCGGTAGAATAGTACGAAGGTATCATGACACAAAAGACTATCCCAGCCCCAATTTTGCAAAACAAGAATTCCATATTATGTTATCAATTACCCTACATTCCATACACCAAAAAGTAACGCTTCGCCCGTTAAGGGATGGGTTATTCGCCCGCGCGCTCCTTATGAGATACAAAGGCAAAATTGGAGCGGGATGCTCAATTTTGTAATTACTCGCTAAGCTCGTAAACAAAATTGGCATGCAATTTCAAGTCCCACAATTTATTGAGGTTGAAGATAAGATATTCGGGCCGCTGACATTCAAGCAGTTCATTTATTTGGTGGGTGGAGCGGCAATGTGCTTCGTTCTCTATATCATACTGCCGTTTTTCTTTGCTGTTCTGCTCATCATTCCTTTTGCGGGCTTTTCACTGGCGCTTGCTTTTTACAAAATCAACAACAGGCCGTTCATTTCGGTCGTTGAATCCGCCCTCAACTACACACTCAAAGGCAAACTCTATGTATGGAAAAAAGTGACATCCGAAGCGAAAGCCAAGAAAGGGAATACCGGCAAACCCGCGCTACAGAGCTTAGAATTACCCAAGCTCTCCGACAGCAGGCTCAAAGAACTCTCGTGGTCTCTTGATGTTCATCAAAATGTTCAATGATACGTCACAGGGTGCAGGAGAAGATATGCTATAATTAATGTGTTCGTAAGAAATTTGTAATTCGTTACTGTATGGCGACAAGCACAAAATCAGCACAAGACTTCGTTCCCATCAAAGAAGTGCGCAACGGAGTGATCATTCTCAAGGACGGATCCATGCGCATCATTCTCATGGCGTCTTCCTTGAACCTTGCGCTTAAATCAAGTGACGAGCAAATGGCCATTACCCTGCAGTTTCAAAGTTTCTTAAATTCTCTTGATTTTTCCATCCAGATATTCATCCAGTCGCGCAGATACGACATCAGGCCATACATCGCCCTGCTTGAGGATCGGGAACACAAACAGCTCAATGATCTCCTCAAAATACAGACGCGGGAATACATCAATTTCATCAAGAGCTTTACGGAATCAACCAATATCATGACAAAGAACTTTTTTATCGTGGTCCCGTATGCGCCATCCGGAATCGGTTCGCCGCAAGGAGGAATTAGCGGTTTTTTGCCGGGAGCAAAAAACAAGAGAAGTAGCGAGCAAAAACTTGAAGATTTTGAGGCCCATCATTCCCAGTTGAAACAAAGATCCTATGTCGTACAACAGGGGCTTAACAGAACGGGTGTTCGCGTGGTACAACTCGGCACCGAGGAAGATATTGAGCTCTTTTATAGGATGTTTAATCCGGGAGAGCTTG is part of the Patescibacteria group bacterium genome and harbors:
- a CDS encoding PrgI family protein codes for the protein MQFQVPQFIEVEDKIFGPLTFKQFIYLVGGAAMCFVLYIILPFFFAVLLIIPFAGFSLALAFYKINNRPFISVVESALNYTLKGKLYVWKKVTSEAKAKKGNTGKPALQSLELPKLSDSRLKELSWSLDVHQNVQ